TACTTACAAAGACTCCGGTGCAGGGAAAAGGGTTGGAATACTTCTTCAACTTTTTTTTAACTGCGCATATCTTCCATTAATTTTTGCAGGATACCCACTACTTTTTCGGTCTGTTCGCGGCTGGGTGTCGTGTCCCAATTTCCCACGATCCCGTTGCCTCCCAAGTAGATGCCGTCTTTTCGCGAGATGATGCTTGCCCCTTTGGTGTTGAGTTTATAGGTAACTTCAGGTTGCGGAATAAGGCACGAAAGTTGGCCTGAAACGGGGGTAAGGTGGTCATCGTTAAAAATCGCTTTAGCCCCAAGTCCCATGCAATTGACCACGCATTTTTCGGGCAGGGCGTCAATGTCTTCCAATTTTTTGATTTCGTGGATTTTTACTTTGCCGCCAAACAATAAAAAGTCGGTCATGTGTTTATGCAGATAGGTTGGGATATTAATCATCACGTTGGAACGGCGGGATACGTAATCGGCTTTGAACGGATGCTCTTTTTTGCTCAACATAATGCGTTCGGGCACCATGCCCGGCAAATCGGCAAAGATCTCGGAGTTGGGACGCTCAGAGGGCGCTTCATTAAACACGTTATATTCATCCACCCATGAGATGATGTCATTCAACCCCAATTGAAATTGAAACGCACGAAAAGAAAGGGCTGTCGCTTTTTCCCACCACGCCTTAAATTCAGGAGTAGCCTTTTGCGGATCACACACCCGCGAAGACGGAGACCAGGTACCCGTAGCCAGACTGCTCGTTATGTTGGGCGCTACATCTTTTGCATAAATGGTTACCTCAACACCTTTGTCCTGCAAAAGGCGGGCGGTCGTAAGTCCAATGGTACCTGCCCCAAGGACAGCCACCTGCTTCACGCCCGTTTTCATCACTTCGTCACGTGCCAACATGCCCGATCCCCATGACAGCGACCAGCCCGATCCGCCGTGGCCATAATTATGGACGAGGGTCTTATTGCCGAGTCGTTCGGATTCGAGCCGGGGACCAATGGCTCGAAAGGGTCTCAATCCTACGGTTTCCCGGACGATTCGATCCATGGAAAGACGCAGTTTAGGAATACGATAGTACCCCATGTTGATTTGGAAATGCTTATCTGCATATCCTTTAGCGGCAGTGGCACAGGAAGCCACCGTACTGCCAACGGCCGCCCAACTGCCCGCAATAGCGGCCTGTTGGATAAATCCACGACGATTCATAAAGAAGGATTTGAATGTTGAATGAATTAAGCAGTACGGTGCGGCCTGCCGATACTGCGGTATGATTTACCAAATCTAATTTCCAAAAGAACAACAACAAAATATAATTTTGACTATTTTACATTTTAAAATACTATATTTCTATTTTTCACTATTCAACAATACAAAACCTTTAAATTATGCAAAAATTGTTTATGATCATTGTGGGGCTTATTTTATTCAATGGAAATACAACCCAAACATTTGCCCAAACCGTCGAATTTTTCGGCACTCCTTCCTCGGCTATTTCATCCGGGGCCATTATTCCGGAAGGAAAAAAAATGTTTTGGTCCAGCGGAATCGTAGCTGATGTAGCCGACAGCAGTGCTCAAGTGGGTACTTACGCCCGTTTCGGCAACACCAAAACCCAGGCAATCAGCATTTTAAAGAAATTACAAACAGCTTTAGCCAAACAGAAGCTATCCTTTAAGGATGTATTGTATCTAAGAGTCTATATAGCTCCGGATATCTTTCAAAACAACAAATTTGATTTTCAGGGTTGGTTTGATGCCTATGCCCAATACTTCGGCAACAAAGACAACCCCGTAAAGCCCTGTCGATCAACAATTGGCGTAGCTACCTTGGTACAGCCGGATAAATGCATCGAAATCGAATTGGTAGCAGTCTATTAAAATAATAACATTACAGCTTGCCATAACCAGAATCAGGCACAAAAAAAGCCGCTGTGCAAGCGGCTTTTTTTGTATGTTTTATTTCCAATTACTTACCTGAATCGGCTTTTGCTTTCTTAAGGTCTTCTTTCTGGTCTTCCCGCAGGGTCGGGTATTTGATGCCTAATTGCTCCAAATAGGTTTTGTATTTGGTAGGATCATAATAGTATTTTGAAAGCTCAGGCTTAAATTTTTCCATAATGGTGCGGTTCAGATAAACAGCCGGCACTTCTTTAGGTGAAATCAAAGGTTCGTACTTCATCTCTTTT
Above is a window of Runella slithyformis DSM 19594 DNA encoding:
- a CDS encoding FAD-dependent oxidoreductase, with the protein product MNRRGFIQQAAIAGSWAAVGSTVASCATAAKGYADKHFQINMGYYRIPKLRLSMDRIVRETVGLRPFRAIGPRLESERLGNKTLVHNYGHGGSGWSLSWGSGMLARDEVMKTGVKQVAVLGAGTIGLTTARLLQDKGVEVTIYAKDVAPNITSSLATGTWSPSSRVCDPQKATPEFKAWWEKATALSFRAFQFQLGLNDIISWVDEYNVFNEAPSERPNSEIFADLPGMVPERIMLSKKEHPFKADYVSRRSNVMINIPTYLHKHMTDFLLFGGKVKIHEIKKLEDIDALPEKCVVNCMGLGAKAIFNDDHLTPVSGQLSCLIPQPEVTYKLNTKGASIISRKDGIYLGGNGIVGNWDTTPSREQTEKVVGILQKLMEDMRS
- a CDS encoding RidA family protein — translated: MQKLFMIIVGLILFNGNTTQTFAQTVEFFGTPSSAISSGAIIPEGKKMFWSSGIVADVADSSAQVGTYARFGNTKTQAISILKKLQTALAKQKLSFKDVLYLRVYIAPDIFQNNKFDFQGWFDAYAQYFGNKDNPVKPCRSTIGVATLVQPDKCIEIELVAVY